The proteins below come from a single Magnetococcales bacterium genomic window:
- a CDS encoding FtsQ-type POTRA domain-containing protein — protein sequence MWSRLLTLFSVVLVVAGLTWGWREARQPGRFQLEEIRLLGRVHTDEKAILDALRSIGVVQGANLLRIDPRLVLEKMAALPWIRKVRVERVYPGVLAIAMVEKVAVCMGRQGEQLTLLDEYGKQIKSLEKGDPLRMPVVFRNESILESETVVSLMNLLGRHAWLREQLSEAISIPGDRWIMYTKKGVRILFSQRAEAEMNLLKQLQGRYRILDRRVRQVDMRVSGLVAVRPLPPEKQIQEKSPRSGQG from the coding sequence ATGTGGTCCCGTTTGCTGACTTTATTTTCTGTCGTGCTTGTCGTGGCAGGGCTGACATGGGGCTGGCGTGAGGCCCGTCAACCCGGGCGTTTTCAATTGGAGGAGATCCGGTTGTTGGGCCGGGTCCATACGGACGAGAAAGCCATTTTGGATGCCTTGCGCAGCATAGGCGTCGTTCAGGGGGCCAATCTGTTGCGGATCGATCCGCGTTTGGTTCTGGAGAAAATGGCGGCATTGCCCTGGATCCGAAAAGTGCGCGTCGAACGGGTTTACCCCGGCGTTTTGGCGATTGCCATGGTGGAGAAGGTGGCAGTCTGCATGGGTCGGCAGGGGGAGCAGCTGACCTTGCTGGATGAGTATGGCAAGCAGATCAAATCCCTGGAGAAGGGCGACCCTTTGCGCATGCCGGTGGTGTTTCGCAACGAGTCGATTCTGGAGTCGGAAACAGTCGTTTCGCTTATGAACTTGTTGGGCAGGCATGCTTGGCTGCGGGAGCAACTCTCCGAAGCGATCAGCATCCCCGGGGATCGCTGGATCATGTACACGAAGAAAGGCGTCAGGATCTTGTTTTCACAACGCGCGGAGGCAGAAATGAACCTGTTGAAGCAGCTTCAGGGCCGTTACCGGATCCTGGATCGCCGCGTTCGGCAGGTGGATATGCGCGTGTCCGGTTTGGTGGCCGTGCGCCCCCTTCCTCCTGAGAAGCAAATTCAGGAAAAAAGTCCACGTTCCGGCCAGGGATAG
- the ftsZ gene encoding cell division protein FtsZ yields the protein MGIEFEQNDETKGARIKVVGVGGGGGNAINNMIQSQLDKVEFIVANTDAQALARNLAPIRIQIGEGVTRGLGAGAKPDMGMRAAEESRERIQDALNGADMVFITAGMGGGTGTGAAPIIAKIAKEMQILTVAVVTKPFGFEGKRRMKFAEDGLAELRKHVDTVITIPNQKLLGVVGKNTTILEAFRKADDILHQAVRGITDLITIPGLINVDFADVRTVMDEMGQAMMGAAEASGDTRALDAATQAISSPLLDDVSIHGARGVLINITGGYNLALQEVDEAATVVRDMAHEDAIIVFGAVLDEAMEDAVRVTVVATGIGSADKVAFPSRERAASHPVTQQKNVRQVNSQPEKEMESSSPAESMSKSSNRRPRRRPDMEEFGPVNADVLDTPTFLRRQMD from the coding sequence ATGGGTATCGAATTCGAACAGAACGATGAAACAAAAGGCGCACGGATCAAGGTCGTCGGCGTTGGCGGAGGTGGTGGCAATGCCATCAACAACATGATCCAGTCCCAATTGGACAAGGTGGAGTTCATCGTTGCCAACACCGATGCCCAAGCCTTGGCGCGCAATCTGGCTCCCATCCGGATCCAGATTGGCGAAGGCGTCACCCGGGGCCTGGGAGCCGGAGCCAAACCCGACATGGGCATGCGCGCCGCCGAAGAGAGCCGGGAACGCATCCAGGATGCCCTGAATGGCGCCGATATGGTCTTCATCACCGCCGGCATGGGTGGCGGAACAGGAACAGGCGCAGCCCCCATCATCGCCAAAATCGCCAAGGAGATGCAAATCCTGACCGTCGCCGTGGTGACCAAACCCTTCGGGTTTGAAGGAAAACGACGCATGAAGTTTGCGGAAGACGGCCTGGCCGAACTGCGCAAGCACGTCGATACGGTCATCACCATCCCCAACCAAAAACTCCTCGGTGTGGTGGGAAAGAATACCACCATTCTCGAAGCGTTCCGCAAAGCCGACGATATTCTGCACCAAGCCGTGCGGGGCATCACCGACCTGATCACTATCCCCGGGTTGATCAACGTCGACTTCGCCGACGTGCGCACGGTGATGGACGAGATGGGACAGGCCATGATGGGAGCCGCCGAAGCCTCCGGCGACACCCGCGCCCTGGATGCCGCCACCCAGGCCATCTCCAGCCCGCTCCTGGACGATGTCTCGATCCATGGCGCACGCGGCGTCCTGATCAACATCACCGGCGGCTATAACTTGGCCCTCCAGGAGGTGGACGAAGCCGCCACCGTGGTCCGGGATATGGCCCACGAAGATGCCATCATCGTCTTTGGCGCCGTCCTCGACGAGGCCATGGAAGATGCCGTCCGCGTCACGGTCGTGGCGACAGGCATCGGCAGCGCCGACAAGGTCGCCTTCCCCAGCCGAGAAAGAGCTGCGTCACACCCCGTTACCCAACAAAAAAACGTCCGGCAGGTCAACTCCCAGCCGGAAAAAGAGATGGAAAGCTCCTCTCCGGCAGAGTCGATGAGCAAGTCCAGCAATCGTCGGCCACGCCGCCGCCCTGACATGGAAGAGTTCGGCCCGGTCAACGCCGATGTGCTGGATACGCCGACTTTTCTGCGGCGACAAATGGATTGA
- the ftsA gene encoding cell division protein FtsA, translating to MAKQDQNLIIGLDIGTTKICCIVADLQQDGRLDVIGIGTHPSRGLRKGVVIDIDSTVESMRMAVEEAEMMAGVEINMVYTGIAGSHIKSGNSHGVVATKEGEVTASDIQRVLDAARAQPISQDREILHTIPQEFILDGQDGIKEPLGMSGVRLEANVHIITGAVSSAHNIIKCANRCGLDVGNIILEQLASSEAVLTSDEKELGVCLLDIGGGTTDIAIFADGHIKHTSVLAIGGDHVTNDIAVGLRTPTREAEQLKKNYGAALSSLVNAEEIIEVPSIGDRKPRTLARHILAEIIEPRVEELFTLVKREIARSGFEEQIAAGIVLTGGSAIMEGMVELAEDVFQKPVRRGLPQGVGGLTDVVNSPIYSTAVGLVQFATRFDRDRPTRFIPEETGGVRKVVHRMREWFGEIF from the coding sequence ATGGCAAAACAGGATCAAAATCTCATTATCGGCCTGGATATCGGTACCACCAAGATTTGTTGCATCGTGGCTGATCTGCAACAGGACGGACGCCTGGATGTCATCGGTATCGGTACCCACCCTTCCCGGGGGTTGCGCAAAGGGGTGGTGATCGACATCGATTCCACGGTCGAAAGCATGCGCATGGCCGTGGAAGAAGCGGAGATGATGGCCGGCGTGGAGATCAACATGGTCTACACCGGCATCGCTGGCAGCCACATCAAGAGCGGCAACTCCCATGGAGTGGTGGCAACCAAAGAAGGGGAAGTGACAGCCAGCGACATCCAGCGGGTTCTGGATGCCGCCCGAGCGCAGCCCATCTCTCAGGATCGGGAGATCCTTCACACCATCCCACAGGAGTTCATCCTGGACGGCCAGGATGGCATCAAGGAGCCCCTGGGCATGTCGGGGGTCCGCCTGGAGGCCAATGTCCACATCATCACCGGCGCGGTCTCGTCGGCGCATAACATCATCAAATGTGCCAACCGTTGTGGCCTGGATGTGGGCAACATCATCCTCGAACAACTGGCCTCCTCCGAGGCCGTTTTGACCTCGGACGAAAAAGAGCTCGGCGTCTGTCTCCTCGACATCGGTGGAGGAACAACGGATATCGCCATTTTCGCCGATGGCCACATCAAACATACATCCGTCCTGGCCATCGGTGGCGATCATGTCACCAACGATATCGCCGTCGGCCTGCGCACCCCGACCCGGGAGGCCGAACAACTCAAAAAAAACTACGGGGCCGCTCTCTCCTCTCTGGTCAACGCAGAAGAGATCATTGAAGTCCCCAGTATCGGTGACCGCAAGCCCCGAACCCTGGCCCGGCACATTCTGGCCGAAATCATCGAGCCGCGCGTCGAAGAGCTCTTCACCCTTGTCAAACGGGAAATCGCCCGCTCAGGATTCGAAGAACAGATTGCAGCGGGTATCGTTCTGACCGGAGGTTCGGCTATCATGGAGGGCATGGTTGAATTGGCCGAAGACGTATTTCAAAAACCGGTGCGCCGGGGTCTTCCGCAAGGTGTCGGCGGATTGACCGATGTCGTGAACAGCCCGATCTACTCCACAGCAGTGGGTCTGGTGCAGTTTGCAACGCGCTTTGACCGGGATCGTCCGACACGCTTCATTCCGGAAGAGACCGGAGGGGTGCGCAAGGTGGTGCATCGCATGCGAGAGTGGTTTGGGGAAATTTTTTAA
- a CDS encoding D-alanine--D-alanine ligase: MEWQERKIGVLMGGISAEREVSLRSGRAMTAALERLGHQVVPVDVGRDLASVLVREGIGVAVLALHGPLGEDGTVQGLLEVMGIPYTGSGVAASAVCMNKTLTKCLFRDGGVPTPVGQEILLAAVGGDPAQAAGQVRSPPPWYVKPANSGSSVGVTRVTERSRLPEALMSAAQTRDLPPDGMARILVESAIVGKELTVSILDGQSLPPIEIHPIDGFYDFTNKYTSGRTEYRIPPQGLSALAFERVDAAALSAYRVTGCQGLARVDVMLDHDESPWVLEINTVPGMTELSLAPKAAAAAGMSFDQLVARILRSAALKSCGPVC, from the coding sequence ATGGAATGGCAGGAACGGAAAATCGGGGTGTTGATGGGGGGGATCTCTGCGGAACGCGAGGTCAGCCTCCGAAGCGGGCGTGCCATGACAGCCGCCCTGGAGCGCCTGGGCCATCAGGTCGTCCCGGTCGATGTGGGTCGGGATCTGGCCTCGGTTCTGGTGCGGGAGGGAATCGGGGTCGCGGTTTTGGCCTTGCATGGCCCCCTGGGAGAGGATGGCACGGTCCAGGGACTCCTGGAGGTGATGGGCATCCCCTATACGGGATCGGGTGTGGCCGCATCGGCTGTCTGCATGAACAAAACTTTGACCAAGTGTCTATTTCGTGACGGCGGGGTGCCCACTCCCGTCGGCCAGGAGATTCTCCTTGCCGCTGTGGGCGGCGATCCGGCGCAAGCAGCCGGGCAGGTACGCTCGCCTCCTCCCTGGTATGTCAAGCCGGCCAACTCCGGCTCCAGCGTCGGCGTGACTCGTGTGACAGAACGATCCCGGCTGCCGGAAGCCTTGATGAGCGCTGCCCAAACCCGCGACCTTCCCCCCGACGGGATGGCCCGAATCCTGGTGGAGTCGGCCATCGTCGGCAAGGAGTTGACAGTCTCCATCCTGGATGGTCAGTCATTGCCCCCCATCGAAATCCATCCGATCGATGGTTTCTACGATTTCACCAACAAATACACCTCGGGCCGGACAGAGTACCGAATCCCCCCACAAGGTCTCTCCGCCCTGGCCTTTGAGCGGGTGGATGCAGCAGCCCTATCGGCTTATCGCGTGACAGGCTGCCAAGGTTTGGCCAGGGTCGATGTCATGTTGGATCATGATGAATCACCTTGGGTTCTTGAAATCAACACCGTGCCTGGCATGACTGAACTCAGTTTGGCCCCCAAGGCTGCCGCCGCCGCAGGGATGAGTTTCGATCAACTTGTGGCACGAATATTGCGGAGTGCTGCTCTGAAGTCATGTGGTCCCGTTTGCTGA